A single Mytilus trossulus isolate FHL-02 chromosome 12, PNRI_Mtr1.1.1.hap1, whole genome shotgun sequence DNA region contains:
- the LOC134693349 gene encoding BTB/POZ domain-containing protein 6-like codes for MASIFRDILMDDIDDPPETDWQTGKALPERLVYLLTNEVLVDVKFIVGSNHTEVNAHKNIVASASPVFFAMFAGPLAEQTEVAVPDIEADIFKQMLRLIYADTFSLNEENVYGLLYCADKYLIQSMKTACVRFLHSLIDLNRVWNVLQTAIDFSLDDLKLECLQYISRDTIRCLGSSQFHSLGKDCFLEVIRYERLSCKEELVYESSINWAANQCRKQNISENDENIRSVLGDVIFAIRFPLMDVEYFARNITVKNILTKDEILSVFQSIHTKSEGLFSSEKRKQTMRLLRNISHADGSVEIIQRCMDNSEHLFAAADIYCKTSDINLHGVIVYVPPSRTIQTKVSLRLKRSIKQEDIDIDSLHYRPRGYQDYGDNLMNQHGGDDLSNVENFTIAQDLDTHNVPFDRHHTLKRNVWYRIEATIIFKPQWGNFSNRNRIKNSMNRLSSAYTTSSDTCQVENVTHGNTSIVFRHIIGRDPGQPLIHTLISGLMISEV; via the exons ATGGCTTCTATTTTTCGTG ATATTCTGATGGACGATATCGATGACCCTCCAGAGACAGACTGGCAGACAGGAAAGGCACTTCCGGAACGCTTGGTGTACTTGCTTACAAATGAGGTGTTGGTGGATGTCAAATTTATCGTAGGTTCCAACCATACAGAGGTTAACGCCCATAAAAACATTGTAGCAAGTGCGAGTCCTGTATTTTTTGCCATGTTTGCTGGTCCTTTGGCAGAACAGACAGAAGTTGCTGTTCCGGATATTGAGGcagatatatttaaacaaatgttgag gCTAATTTATGCGGACACGTTTTCCCTGAACGAAGAAAATGTTTATGGACTTCTTTATTGTGCGGATAAATATCTCATCCAAAGCATGAAAACGGCATGTGTGAGGTTCCTTCATTCCCTGATAGATTTGAACCGTGTGTGGAATGTGCTACAAACAGCCATTGATTTCTCCCTCGATGATCTTAAATTAGAATGCCTGCAATACATTTCAAGAGACACAATTAGATGCTTAGGGTCGAGTCAGTTCCATAGCCTTGGCAAAGACTGCTTTTTAGAGGTAATACGGTACGAAAGACTATCATGTAAAGAAGAACTTGTATATGAAAGTAGTATAAATTGGGCTGCAAATCAGTGTCGAAAACAGAATATTTcggaaaatgatgaaaatataagATCAGTTTTGGGAGACGTAATTTTTGCCATAAGATTTCCACTTATGGATGTAGAATACTTTGCTAGGAATATCACGGTCAAAAATATTCTAACAAAAGATGAAATACTATCAGTATTCCAGTCTATTCATACTAAATCAGAAGGCTTGTTTTCTTCCGAAAAGCGAAAACAAACCATGCGCCTTCTCCGAAATATTAGCCATGCTGATGGCTCTGTAGAAATTATCCAGCGATGTATGGACAATTCTGAACATCTTTTTGCAGCAGCggatatatattgtaaaacatCAGATATAAATCTCCATGGCGTTATTGTCTACGTTCCGCCATCGAGAACTATTCAGACAAAGGTCAGTTTAAGACTAAAGAGGTCAATAAAACAAGAGGACATCGATATAGATTCTCTGCATTATAGACCAAGGGGCTATCAGGATTACGGAGATAACTTAATGAATCAGCATGGTGGAGACGATCTATCGAATGTAGAAAACTTTACGATAGCCCAAGACCTTGATACACACAATGTCCCGTTTGATAGACATCATACACTCAAGAGAAATGTCtggtatagaatagaagcaacAATAATCTTTAAACCACAATGGGGAAACTTCTCCAATCGAAATAGAATTAAGAACAGTATGAATAGATTAAGTTCGGCATACACAACTTCAAGCGACACGTGTCAAGTGGAAAATGTGACGCATGGCAATACTAGTATAGTCTTCAGGCATATCATTGGCAGAGATCCGGGACAGCCATTGATTCATACTCTCATCTCTGGTCTAATGATCAGCGAGGTTTGA